From Lysinibacillus sp. SGAir0095, the proteins below share one genomic window:
- a CDS encoding DUF951 domain-containing protein, with the protein MEAKVFELNDVVEMKKQHPCGTNAWKIIRLGADIRIKCTGCGHSVMIPRREFEKKMKKVLVKATEE; encoded by the coding sequence ATGGAAGCAAAAGTATTTGAACTTAATGATGTCGTGGAAATGAAAAAACAGCATCCTTGTGGAACAAATGCCTGGAAGATAATACGATTAGGTGCTGATATTCGCATTAAATGCACAGGATGTGGTCATAGCGTGATGATTCCTCGTCGTGAATTTGAAAAGAAAATGAAAAAAGTATTAGTCAAAGCAACTGAAGAGTAA